In the genome of Segatella copri, one region contains:
- the coaE gene encoding dephospho-CoA kinase (Dephospho-CoA kinase (CoaE) performs the final step in coenzyme A biosynthesis.) codes for MKIAITGGIGSGKSYVCRILEKHGIRVYDCDAGAKRLMRQDADLQTDLKKLVGEEVYSADGILQKPVLAQFILTGEANKQAVNDVVHPAVARDFEKSDCSWLESAILFDSGFYRRTHFDFVVCVTAPIPVRIERIMKRDHISQQKAQQWIDAVMPQEELKARSDFEIVNDGVRNVEEQVVNLLNHLEIHLK; via the coding sequence ATGAAGATAGCTATAACGGGGGGCATAGGTAGCGGAAAGAGCTATGTGTGCAGAATCTTGGAGAAGCACGGCATCAGGGTTTACGACTGCGATGCCGGGGCTAAGCGGTTGATGAGGCAGGATGCTGACTTGCAGACCGACTTGAAGAAGTTGGTGGGCGAGGAGGTGTATAGTGCCGATGGCATCTTGCAGAAGCCCGTGCTTGCCCAGTTTATCCTCACCGGCGAGGCTAACAAGCAGGCAGTGAATGATGTGGTGCATCCAGCCGTGGCACGCGATTTCGAAAAGAGCGATTGCAGCTGGTTGGAGAGTGCCATCCTCTTTGATAGCGGTTTCTATCGTCGCACCCACTTCGATTTCGTGGTCTGTGTCACAGCTCCCATCCCCGTGCGTATCGAACGCATCATGAAGCGTGATCATATCTCGCAGCAGAAGGCACAGCAATGGATAGATGCCGTGATGCCGCAGGAAGAACTCAAAGCCCGTTCTGATTTTGAAATCGTGAATGATGGGGTGAGGAATGTGGAAGAGCAGGTAGTGAATCTGCTGAATCATCTGGAAATTCATTTGAAATAA
- a CDS encoding CdaR family protein encodes MRSVRNILKAVRNFLFSGLNKEFLIFLFFLALSGAFWLLMTLNETMEREFKIPMRLTGVPGNAVITGELPDTVRVTVRDKGFTLVTYDFRPLVFRFSNYADEDEGKGVIPLTDVQKQVLSQMYGSSKLLQVKPGAFDFYFTYGTSKKVPVVFRGKITTSKSYYLAHTEFYPSIVTVYANKQQLDKLQTVEIEPFNYRNLQDTIRQAVKIRKIRGVKIVPSTVRLSVYPDVLTEEAIEVPITAINMPPGMVLRTFPSKVTVRFTIGASLFRTIKPNLFKVVVDYEELAANPSDKCTLQLRSVPRSVSKASLEIDRVDYLLEQQ; translated from the coding sequence ATGCGTAGTGTTCGGAACATATTGAAAGCTGTCAGAAACTTCCTGTTCAGTGGCCTGAATAAGGAGTTTCTGATTTTTTTGTTCTTTCTCGCTCTCAGCGGCGCCTTCTGGTTGTTGATGACGCTCAATGAGACCATGGAGAGAGAATTCAAGATTCCTATGCGCTTGACCGGCGTGCCTGGAAATGCCGTGATAACGGGTGAACTGCCTGATACCGTGCGCGTTACGGTGAGGGATAAGGGATTCACGCTCGTTACCTACGATTTCCGTCCTCTCGTCTTCCGATTCAGCAACTATGCTGATGAGGATGAAGGCAAGGGAGTGATACCGCTGACGGATGTGCAGAAACAGGTGCTCTCGCAGATGTATGGTTCCAGTAAACTGCTGCAGGTAAAACCGGGTGCATTCGACTTCTATTTCACCTATGGAACTTCCAAGAAGGTGCCGGTGGTGTTCAGGGGTAAGATTACGACCAGCAAGAGTTATTATCTGGCTCATACGGAATTCTATCCGTCTATAGTCACCGTGTATGCCAACAAGCAGCAGCTTGACAAGCTTCAGACGGTAGAGATAGAACCTTTCAATTACCGCAATCTTCAGGATACCATCCGCCAGGCGGTGAAGATCAGGAAGATTCGTGGCGTTAAAATCGTTCCGTCTACGGTTAGATTGTCGGTATATCCTGATGTGCTGACCGAAGAAGCTATCGAAGTGCCGATTACTGCCATCAATATGCCTCCGGGCATGGTGCTCAGAACCTTCCCTTCCAAGGTGACAGTGAGGTTTACCATCGGAGCCAGTCTCTTCCGTACCATCAAGCCAAACCTGTTTAAGGTGGTGGTAGATTACGAAGAGTTAGCAGCCAATCCGTCGGATAAATGCACCTTGCAGCTTCGCAGTGTGCCACGCTCAGTGAGCAAGGCATCGCTCGAAATAGATAGGGTGGATTATCTGCTGGAACAGCAGTGA
- the yajC gene encoding preprotein translocase subunit YajC: MTNLVLQAAAGGSSMSFLIMMVAIFAIMWFFMIRPQQKKQKEIRKFQNSLAEGSKVVTGGGVYGTVKHVNLEQNTVDVEIARGVVITVAKGYVFADAASQTPNA; encoded by the coding sequence ATGACAAATTTGGTATTGCAAGCAGCTGCTGGTGGTAGCAGCATGAGTTTCCTCATTATGATGGTAGCCATCTTCGCTATCATGTGGTTCTTCATGATTCGTCCTCAGCAGAAGAAGCAGAAAGAGATACGCAAGTTCCAGAACTCTCTCGCCGAGGGATCTAAGGTGGTTACTGGTGGTGGTGTTTATGGCACCGTAAAGCATGTAAACCTTGAGCAGAACACTGTTGATGTGGAGATTGCACGTGGCGTGGTCATCACTGTAGCCAAGGGCTATGTATTTGCCGATGCTGCCAGCCAGACTCCTAACGCATAA
- the nusB gene encoding transcription antitermination factor NusB — protein sequence MINRDLIRRKIVQLTYAYYQNGNHNIDNAEKELMFALSKSYDLYNYMLQLMVAITQEARKRYDVEVARAQREGTPEPSSRMAFNRFATQLEENKMLVEWIDIKKSSWEEDIEVVRKLYTAIVSSDLYTSYIDGSMTKDHEEGELDDYAYDREFWRRAYKAFIQNNDELDAMLEEKSLYWNDDKDIVDTFVLKTIKRFDPANKANQELLPEYKDAEDRDFARKLFRATLLNCESYQRYISDACRNWDFGRLAYMDVVVMQIAIAEMMTFPGIPAIVTINEYVDLAKVYSTPRSGGYVNGMLDSIARFLNSRGLIQKEMPERKNNKGGQHPNHSNHPHRPHYDK from the coding sequence ATGATTAATAGGGATTTGATTAGACGTAAGATTGTGCAGTTAACCTACGCATACTATCAGAACGGCAATCATAATATTGATAATGCTGAAAAGGAGCTCATGTTTGCTCTCTCAAAGTCGTATGATTTGTACAACTACATGTTGCAGCTCATGGTGGCTATCACCCAGGAGGCTCGCAAGCGTTATGACGTTGAGGTGGCACGAGCTCAGCGTGAGGGTACACCAGAGCCTTCTTCAAGAATGGCTTTCAACCGCTTCGCTACGCAGTTGGAGGAGAACAAGATGCTCGTAGAGTGGATTGATATCAAGAAGTCTTCGTGGGAAGAGGATATCGAAGTGGTTCGCAAGCTCTATACTGCCATTGTCTCTAGCGATCTCTATACCAGCTATATTGATGGTTCCATGACGAAGGATCACGAAGAGGGGGAACTCGATGACTATGCATACGACCGTGAGTTCTGGCGCCGTGCCTACAAGGCTTTCATCCAGAACAATGATGAACTCGATGCCATGCTCGAAGAGAAGAGCCTCTACTGGAATGACGATAAGGACATCGTAGATACCTTCGTGCTGAAGACCATCAAGCGCTTCGACCCAGCCAACAAGGCAAACCAGGAGTTGCTCCCTGAGTATAAGGATGCAGAAGACCGCGACTTTGCCCGCAAGCTCTTCCGTGCCACCCTGCTCAATTGCGAATCCTACCAGCGCTACATCAGCGATGCCTGCCGCAACTGGGATTTCGGACGCCTGGCTTACATGGATGTGGTAGTCATGCAGATTGCCATCGCCGAGATGATGACTTTCCCTGGCATCCCGGCCATCGTTACTATCAACGAGTATGTGGATCTTGCCAAGGTATACAGCACTCCTCGAAGCGGTGGTTATGTGAATGGTATGCTTGATAGCATCGCCCGTTTCCTCAACTCTCGCGGACTCATCCAGAAGGAAATGCCTGAGCGCAAGAACAACAAAGGCGGTCAGCATCCTAATCACTCAAACCATCCACATCGCCCACATTACGATAAGTAA
- a CDS encoding 50S ribosomal protein L25/general stress protein Ctc: MKEINVTGQKRTDLGKKASKALRKEGFIPCNLYGEKKDANGAPEALSFAVPFTELRKIIYTPHVYVINLIIDGESRTAIMKEIQFHPTTDAPLHVDFYEVNDQKPITIGIPVKLVGLAQGVRDGGRMNLSIRKINVTAPYQQIPEHLDVDVTELKIGKSIKVGDLSFEGLELATSKAVVVCSIKMTRNAQLAAQAAAEEA; the protein is encoded by the coding sequence ATGAAAGAGATTAATGTAACAGGTCAGAAGCGTACAGACCTTGGCAAGAAAGCTTCTAAGGCATTGCGTAAGGAAGGTTTTATCCCATGTAACCTTTATGGTGAGAAGAAGGATGCTAACGGTGCTCCTGAGGCTTTGTCATTCGCAGTTCCATTCACAGAGTTGCGTAAGATTATCTACACTCCTCATGTATATGTTATCAACCTCATCATCGATGGTGAGAGCCGTACAGCTATCATGAAGGAGATTCAGTTCCACCCAACAACAGACGCTCCTCTGCACGTTGACTTCTACGAGGTGAACGACCAGAAGCCTATCACTATCGGTATTCCAGTGAAGTTGGTAGGTCTTGCACAGGGTGTACGTGATGGTGGTCGTATGAACCTCTCTATCCGTAAGATCAACGTTACTGCTCCATACCAGCAGATTCCTGAGCACCTCGATGTAGATGTTACAGAGTTGAAGATTGGTAAGAGCATCAAGGTAGGTGACCTCTCATTCGAGGGTCTCGAGTTGGCTACAAGCAAGGCTGTCGTAGTTTGCTCTATCAAGATGACACGTAACGCTCAGCTCGCTGCACAGGCTGCTGCTGAGGAGGCTTAA
- the pth gene encoding aminoacyl-tRNA hydrolase codes for MDKYLICGLGNPGDEYADTRHNTGFMVLDAFAKASNIHFEDKRYGFVAETTLKGRKIILLKPTTFMNLSGNAVRYWLNQEKIDQSRLLVISDELALPLGAFRLKANGSNGGHNGLGHIQQLIGQNYARLRMGIGNDYPRGGQIDWVLGKYTEEDMKQLQPAINLGVEIIKSFVLAGIDITMNQYNKLGKK; via the coding sequence TTGGATAAATATTTGATTTGTGGGCTTGGTAATCCTGGCGACGAATACGCTGATACCAGGCACAACACAGGATTTATGGTATTGGACGCTTTTGCTAAAGCGTCCAATATTCATTTTGAGGATAAGCGATATGGCTTCGTTGCCGAGACCACGCTCAAGGGAAGAAAGATTATCCTGCTGAAGCCTACCACCTTCATGAACCTGAGTGGTAATGCCGTGAGATATTGGCTGAATCAGGAAAAGATTGACCAGAGCCGACTCCTGGTAATCAGCGATGAGCTTGCCCTGCCTCTCGGAGCTTTCCGCCTGAAGGCTAACGGAAGCAATGGTGGTCACAACGGATTGGGTCATATCCAGCAGCTTATCGGCCAGAATTACGCCCGCCTGCGCATGGGTATCGGCAACGATTATCCACGTGGCGGACAGATAGACTGGGTGCTGGGTAAATACACTGAGGAAGACATGAAGCAGCTTCAGCCTGCCATCAACCTGGGTGTGGAGATTATCAAGAGCTTCGTATTGGCTGGTATCGACATCACCATGAACCAATACAATAAGCTAGGAAAGAAATAA
- a CDS encoding RNA-binding S4 domain-containing protein — translation MKESARIDKWLWAARIYKTRSIAADACKNGRVMVGGVTRKPSFIIKRGDVVSVKKAPITYSFEVLDCIEQRVGAKMLFGVYKNVTDPKQYELLEMSRISGFVDRARGTGRPTKKERRALDAFVDPAMFGFDEEGWDEDEE, via the coding sequence ATGAAAGAATCAGCACGAATAGACAAGTGGCTTTGGGCTGCCCGCATTTACAAGACCCGCAGCATTGCTGCCGATGCCTGTAAGAATGGCCGCGTCATGGTGGGAGGCGTAACGAGAAAGCCTTCCTTCATCATCAAGCGTGGCGATGTGGTGAGCGTAAAGAAAGCCCCTATCACCTACTCTTTCGAGGTGCTTGATTGCATAGAGCAGCGTGTAGGAGCCAAAATGCTCTTCGGAGTCTATAAGAACGTGACGGATCCTAAGCAATATGAATTGCTGGAGATGAGTCGCATCAGCGGATTCGTAGATAGAGCAAGAGGCACTGGTCGCCCAACCAAGAAGGAACGCCGAGCCCTGGACGCCTTCGTAGATCCAGCCATGTTTGGATTTGACGAAGAAGGTTGGGACGAGGATGAAGAATAA
- a CDS encoding porin family protein — protein MKKLFVMAAMALSSVGAFAQQAAGTTTLQPKVGLNVATIGDNDWKAGFAAGAELQYQASSNLGVAVGALYSVQGFKAKDVKVAGMTFEGGKWNPGYINVPITLNYYPVSGLALKAGLQPGFLVNKDDAENAKTVDLSIPVGLSYEYQGIVFDARYNIGVTKVADNWDHYNNVIQITVGYKFAL, from the coding sequence ATGAAGAAATTATTTGTTATGGCAGCTATGGCGCTGTCTTCAGTAGGTGCTTTCGCACAGCAGGCTGCAGGTACAACAACTCTCCAGCCTAAGGTAGGTTTGAACGTTGCTACAATCGGTGATAACGACTGGAAGGCTGGTTTCGCAGCTGGTGCTGAATTGCAGTATCAGGCATCAAGTAACTTAGGTGTTGCTGTTGGTGCTCTCTATTCTGTGCAGGGCTTCAAGGCCAAGGATGTAAAAGTTGCAGGTATGACTTTTGAAGGTGGTAAATGGAACCCAGGCTATATCAATGTGCCTATCACTTTGAACTACTATCCTGTATCTGGTCTCGCTCTCAAGGCAGGTTTGCAGCCAGGTTTCTTGGTAAATAAGGATGATGCAGAAAATGCTAAGACTGTAGATCTCTCTATCCCAGTAGGTCTCTCTTACGAGTATCAGGGCATCGTATTCGATGCTCGTTACAACATCGGTGTAACTAAGGTTGCAGACAACTGGGATCACTACAACAACGTGATTCAGATTACTGTAGGTTACAAGTTCGCTCTCTAA
- a CDS encoding TonB-dependent receptor codes for MKRTILTMLLAIFAMASFAQERLISGAIIDRDTKDPVEQVTIQLLKADSTYVSGAISNEKGLFHLNAPANGKYLLKISSVGYKTTVKRVQIADDKNLAMGNVVLGADAIMLKGAVVTAMAQKVNLKEDTFVYNSAAYRTPEGSVVEELVKRLPGAEVSDDGTIKINGKEVKKILVDGKEFMTGDTKTALKNLPTSIIDKIKAYDEKSDLSKVTGIDDGEEQTVLDFGVKKGMNKGMISNIDLGVGNKSRYNMRGMGAYFNDNNRFMLFANANNTSDRGFGGGPGRGFWGGANGLNASKMIGANYNYELKNKFKFNTSLRWNHSDGDVWSRRSSENFMGSSSSFSNSLSQSFSRSNSWNGNIRLEWMPDTMTNILFRPSISWSISDGLSGSQSASYNKDPYTITTKDPLSEEGIEELDKAEAMVNRQLSQGISYSDNNNIRGMLQINRKLGNKGRNITLRMDAKYTDKDSKSISLNNAKLYLVQTAEGKDSTYQTNRYNLTPSKNYSYAGQLTYSEPLWKATFLQFSYKFTYSYSKSDRNTYDFSKYTMTGDHEYRGWDSYLNPFAGQLNDYRDNELSRFSEYRNYNHDIQVMMRFIRKKYNLNFGVMVQPQQSKYIQDYQGVHVDTVRNVTNISPTLDFRYRFSKMSNLRVNYRGTTSQPSISQLLDITDNSDPLNISKGNPGLKPSFTQNFRLFYNNFVQNHNKGVMTFINFSTTNNSISNKVTYDETTGGRITRPENINGNWNVMGAFMFNCSIDSVGVWNVNTDTNLGYNNYVSYLSLDKQSDSQKNTTRSTTWRERLSFSYRNDWLELSLDGTLNYNHAKNKLQPNSNLDTWQFSYGPSMTLTAPWGTSLNSSLSISSRRGYNDSSMNTDEYVWNAQLSQSFLKGKPLTIMLQFYDILRQQSTFSRAISATSRTDTEYNAINSYAMLHVVYRLNLFGGKQARQGGPGGPGGPGYGPGGRPDFRGRPFGGGHPGGRMF; via the coding sequence ATGAAACGAACAATTCTGACGATGCTCCTGGCTATCTTCGCCATGGCATCCTTTGCTCAGGAACGCCTGATAAGCGGTGCGATTATCGACCGCGATACTAAGGATCCCGTGGAGCAAGTAACGATTCAGCTACTTAAGGCCGACAGCACCTATGTGTCGGGTGCCATTAGCAACGAGAAGGGACTCTTCCATCTCAATGCACCTGCCAATGGCAAGTATTTACTAAAGATTTCGAGTGTGGGTTACAAGACTACCGTGAAGCGTGTGCAGATTGCCGACGATAAGAATCTGGCAATGGGCAATGTGGTTCTCGGTGCAGATGCCATCATGCTGAAGGGTGCCGTGGTTACTGCCATGGCGCAGAAGGTGAACCTGAAGGAGGATACCTTCGTCTATAACTCGGCGGCTTACCGCACACCGGAAGGTTCGGTGGTTGAGGAGCTGGTGAAGCGCCTGCCGGGTGCTGAGGTCAGCGACGACGGTACCATCAAGATCAATGGTAAGGAAGTGAAGAAGATTCTCGTGGATGGCAAGGAGTTTATGACGGGCGATACCAAGACTGCCCTGAAGAACCTGCCTACCAGCATCATCGACAAGATCAAGGCCTACGATGAGAAGAGTGATCTTTCTAAGGTAACCGGCATTGATGATGGCGAGGAGCAGACCGTGCTCGACTTCGGTGTGAAGAAGGGTATGAACAAGGGTATGATTTCCAATATCGACCTGGGTGTGGGCAACAAGAGCCGCTACAATATGCGTGGCATGGGCGCTTATTTCAATGATAACAACCGATTCATGCTCTTTGCCAATGCCAACAATACCAGCGACCGTGGATTCGGCGGTGGTCCTGGCAGAGGATTCTGGGGCGGTGCCAACGGATTGAATGCCAGCAAGATGATTGGAGCCAACTATAACTATGAGTTAAAGAACAAGTTCAAGTTTAATACTTCCCTTCGCTGGAATCACAGCGATGGCGATGTATGGAGCAGGCGTTCCAGTGAGAACTTCATGGGTAGCAGCAGCTCTTTCAGCAATAGCCTGAGCCAGAGTTTCTCCCGCAGCAACAGTTGGAATGGTAACATCCGATTGGAGTGGATGCCTGATACGATGACCAACATCCTCTTCCGTCCTTCCATCTCCTGGAGCATCAGCGATGGTTTAAGCGGCAGCCAGTCGGCATCTTACAACAAGGATCCTTACACCATCACCACCAAAGACCCTCTTTCTGAGGAAGGTATTGAGGAGTTGGACAAGGCTGAGGCTATGGTGAACAGACAGCTTTCTCAGGGAATCAGCTATTCTGATAACAACAATATCCGTGGCATGTTGCAGATCAACCGCAAGTTGGGCAACAAGGGACGCAACATCACCTTGCGTATGGATGCCAAATATACGGATAAGGACAGCAAGAGCATCTCGCTCAACAATGCCAAGCTCTATCTCGTGCAGACAGCGGAGGGTAAGGATTCTACCTATCAGACCAACCGCTATAATCTGACTCCTTCAAAGAATTACAGTTATGCGGGTCAGTTGACCTATAGTGAGCCACTCTGGAAGGCCACCTTCCTGCAGTTCAGCTATAAGTTTACTTACAGCTACTCCAAGAGCGACCGCAACACCTACGATTTCAGCAAGTATACGATGACAGGAGATCATGAGTATCGTGGTTGGGATAGTTATCTGAATCCGTTTGCCGGTCAACTCAATGACTATAGGGATAATGAGTTGAGCCGTTTCTCTGAGTATCGCAACTATAACCATGATATCCAGGTGATGATGCGATTCATCCGTAAGAAGTATAATCTGAACTTCGGTGTGATGGTTCAGCCTCAGCAGTCGAAGTATATCCAGGATTATCAGGGCGTGCATGTAGATACCGTTCGCAACGTGACGAATATCAGTCCAACCCTCGATTTCCGTTATCGCTTCTCAAAGATGAGCAACCTGCGTGTGAACTATCGTGGTACTACTTCTCAGCCAAGCATCTCGCAGTTGCTTGATATCACAGATAACAGCGACCCACTGAACATCTCGAAGGGTAACCCTGGCTTGAAGCCATCGTTCACCCAGAACTTCCGATTGTTCTACAACAACTTCGTGCAGAACCACAACAAGGGTGTCATGACCTTCATCAACTTCTCTACCACCAACAATAGCATCAGCAACAAGGTGACCTACGATGAGACGACTGGTGGAAGAATCACCCGTCCGGAGAATATCAATGGTAATTGGAATGTGATGGGAGCCTTCATGTTCAACTGCTCTATCGACAGTGTCGGTGTATGGAACGTGAATACCGACACCAACTTGGGTTACAATAACTACGTGAGCTATCTGAGTCTCGACAAGCAGTCTGATTCCCAGAAGAATACCACCAGAAGTACTACTTGGAGAGAACGTCTCTCGTTCAGCTATCGCAACGACTGGCTGGAGCTTTCGCTTGATGGAACATTGAATTATAACCATGCCAAGAACAAGTTGCAGCCTAACAGCAACCTCGATACCTGGCAGTTCTCTTATGGTCCTAGCATGACGCTTACAGCCCCTTGGGGAACCAGCTTGAACTCAAGCCTCTCTATCAGCAGTCGCCGTGGCTATAACGACAGCAGCATGAATACTGATGAGTATGTATGGAATGCTCAGCTCTCCCAGAGCTTCCTGAAGGGCAAGCCATTGACCATCATGCTCCAGTTCTACGATATTCTTCGTCAGCAGAGCACTTTCTCCCGTGCCATTTCTGCTACATCCCGTACGGATACGGAGTATAATGCCATCAACAGCTATGCGATGCTTCATGTGGTATATCGCTTGAATCTCTTCGGAGGCAAGCAGGCTCGTCAGGGTGGTCCTGGTGGTCCTGGTGGTCCTGGTTATGGTCCTGGCGGTCGTCCTGATTTCCGTGGTCGTCCGTTCGGTGGCGGTCATCCAGGCGGAAGGATGTTCTAA
- the aroB gene encoding 3-dehydroquinate synthase: MNQRVIISTHLEGELVSALAECEHDKLFVLTDTTTQKECLPLLKKFYCMKEAQVITIPATDSHKDIESLMMVWKGLQEGGASRHSCMINLGGGMVTDLGGFAASTFKRGINFINIPTTLLAMVDASVGGKTGINFGGLKNEVGVFNDSKFVILDTEFLKTLDAENICSGYAEMLKHGLISTEAMWEELVSFDLANPDLKQLQRMVGDSVKVKERIVEQDPHEKGIRKALNLGHTFGHAFESWALKRKPILHGYAVAFGLIPELYLSVIKTGFPTEKMRQTVNFIKENYGTLNITCDDYDELIELMHHDKKNQNGIINFTMMGGIGDIRINQTATAEEIKEALDFFREG; the protein is encoded by the coding sequence ATGAATCAGAGAGTTATCATATCAACCCATCTAGAAGGCGAACTGGTGAGCGCCCTTGCCGAATGTGAGCACGACAAGCTGTTTGTTCTTACTGATACCACTACCCAGAAAGAGTGCCTCCCGCTGCTGAAGAAATTCTACTGCATGAAGGAAGCACAGGTGATTACGATTCCGGCAACCGACAGTCACAAGGACATCGAGAGCCTCATGATGGTTTGGAAAGGATTGCAGGAGGGTGGCGCTTCTCGTCACTCTTGCATGATCAACCTGGGAGGCGGCATGGTGACCGACCTGGGAGGTTTCGCTGCCAGCACCTTTAAGCGTGGCATCAACTTCATCAATATCCCAACCACCCTGCTTGCCATGGTGGATGCTTCGGTGGGCGGAAAGACCGGTATCAACTTCGGCGGACTGAAGAACGAAGTGGGCGTTTTCAACGACTCCAAGTTCGTGATTCTCGACACCGAGTTCCTGAAGACCCTGGATGCCGAGAACATCTGTTCGGGCTATGCCGAGATGCTGAAGCACGGTTTGATTTCTACCGAGGCGATGTGGGAAGAACTGGTGAGCTTCGACCTTGCCAACCCCGACCTGAAGCAGTTGCAGCGTATGGTGGGCGACAGCGTGAAGGTGAAGGAGCGCATCGTGGAGCAGGACCCTCATGAGAAGGGCATCCGCAAGGCACTGAACCTAGGTCACACCTTCGGTCATGCCTTCGAGAGTTGGGCTTTGAAGCGCAAGCCTATCCTCCATGGCTACGCCGTGGCATTCGGTTTGATTCCAGAACTTTACCTCAGTGTCATCAAAACGGGATTCCCTACAGAGAAGATGCGCCAGACCGTGAACTTCATCAAGGAGAACTACGGTACGCTGAACATCACCTGCGATGACTACGACGAGCTGATTGAGCTGATGCATCACGACAAGAAGAACCAGAATGGCATCATCAACTTCACCATGATGGGAGGCATCGGAGATATCCGCATCAACCAGACGGCTACCGCTGAGGAAATCAAGGAAGCACTCGATTTCTTCAGAGAAGGATAG
- a CDS encoding AMP-binding protein, with amino-acid sequence MTLEDFLSEWNNDSDTVLVHTSGSTGKPKPMMVEKKRMLNSARITCDFLGLKPGDSALLCMSLDYIAGKMVVVRSIERHLHLISVSPSGHPLKDINLKDANGKDVNGEITFAAMVPMQVYNTLQVPEERERLTHVRHLIIGGGAIDASLEKELRSLPGNIAIWSTYGMTETLSHIALRRINGDEASEWYQPFDSVKISQTDEGCLVIDAPLVCAETLVTNDIVEIEPYIYNKVEKHDKEEKHDKVEKLRFRIKGRKDNVICSGGIKIQIEEVEALLKPHLEKPFMIAKKKDEKFGEIAVLLTEDEDLKKVEATIRRLLSDHKYWIPREFRYVEHLPLTETGKPKRSILL; translated from the coding sequence ATGACTTTAGAAGATTTCCTTTCTGAATGGAATAACGATAGCGACACGGTGCTGGTGCATACCAGTGGCTCCACGGGAAAGCCCAAGCCGATGATGGTGGAGAAGAAGCGAATGCTCAACTCCGCCCGCATTACTTGTGATTTCCTGGGTTTGAAGCCGGGTGATAGTGCTCTGCTCTGTATGTCGCTTGATTATATCGCAGGTAAGATGGTGGTGGTGCGCAGTATCGAGCGCCATCTCCATCTTATTTCTGTTTCTCCCAGTGGTCATCCGCTGAAGGATATCAATTTGAAAGATGCAAATGGAAAAGATGTAAACGGGGAAATTACTTTTGCTGCCATGGTTCCGATGCAGGTGTATAACACCCTGCAGGTTCCTGAGGAGCGGGAGCGACTTACTCATGTACGCCATCTGATTATCGGAGGTGGAGCCATCGATGCATCTTTAGAAAAAGAACTCCGTTCGCTTCCTGGCAATATTGCCATCTGGAGCACTTACGGCATGACCGAAACCTTATCTCATATCGCCTTGCGAAGAATCAATGGCGATGAGGCTAGCGAATGGTATCAGCCTTTCGATAGCGTGAAAATCAGTCAGACTGATGAAGGTTGTCTCGTCATCGATGCTCCTCTGGTTTGTGCCGAAACCCTGGTAACGAATGATATTGTGGAAATAGAACCCTATATATATAATAAGGTGGAAAAACATGATAAGGAGGAAAAACATGATAAGGTGGAAAAACTTCGTTTCCGAATCAAGGGCAGAAAGGATAATGTAATCTGCAGCGGTGGTATCAAGATTCAGATAGAAGAAGTGGAGGCTCTCTTGAAGCCTCATCTTGAAAAGCCTTTCATGATAGCCAAGAAGAAAGATGAGAAGTTTGGAGAAATCGCCGTTCTCCTGACAGAGGATGAGGATCTCAAAAAAGTAGAGGCGACTATCCGCCGCCTCTTATCAGATCATAAATATTGGATTCCAAGGGAATTCCGATATGTAGAGCATCTTCCGCTTACCGAAACCGGAAAGCCGAAGCGATCTATCCTTCTCTGA